The following proteins are encoded in a genomic region of Zea mays cultivar B73 chromosome 9, Zm-B73-REFERENCE-NAM-5.0, whole genome shotgun sequence:
- the LOC103640255 gene encoding clustered mitochondria protein yields the protein MMYEKIKKLDKELARYKEQICKTHPAHPRRSSRPIFFVKWIVMATKLLGACHFLAMYVHNNIFFSFAVDSNFEDISKDHKLDCQNGSSRSTKVSSPDVITKPDANHGKSAEVVDSKSEEAQLADREQATYASANNDLKGTKAYQEADVSGLHNLAMAIVDYRGHRVVAQSIIPGILQGDKSDSLLYGSVDNGKKISWNETFHSKVVEATKQLHLKEHVVLDGSGNPVKLAATVECKGIVGSDDR from the exons ATGATGTACGAGAAGATCAAGAAGCTGGATAAGGAGCTGGCCAGGTACAAGGAGCAGATCTGCAAGACCCACCCGGCCCATCCCAGGAGGTCGTCAAGGCCT ATTTTTTTTGTAAAATGGATTGTTATGGCTACAAAACTGTTAGGAGCTTGTCACTTCCTTGCAAT GTATGTTCACAACAATATTTTCTTTAGTTTTGCTGTCGACTCTAACTTTGAAGACATTTCAAAGGACCACAAGCTAGATTGCCAAAATGGCTCTAGCAGAAGCACCAAGGTTTCCTCCCCAGATGTGATCACTAAGCCAGATGCAAACCATGGCAAATCTGCTGAGGTAGTTGATTCAAAATCTGAAGAGGCACAACTCGCAGATAGAGAGCAGGCGACATATGCTTCTGCAAACAATGACTTAAAAGGAACTAAGGCTTATCAAGAAGCTGATGTTTCTGGCCTTCACAATCTTGCGATGGCAATAGTTGATTACAGAGGTCACAGGGTTGTAGCTCAG AGTATAATACCTGGTATTCTTCAAGGAGACAAGTCTGATTCCCTTCTGTATGGTTCTGTTGATAATGGCAAGAAGATATCTTGGAACGAAACGTTCCATTCTAAG GTTGTTGAGGCTACAAAGCAGCTCCATTTGAAGGAACATGTGGTATTGGATGGTTCTGGCAATCCTGTAAAATTAGCTGCTACAGTCGAATGCAAGGGTATTGTTGGGAGTGATGACAGGTAA